One Cupriavidus taiwanensis DNA window includes the following coding sequences:
- a CDS encoding alpha/beta hydrolase fold domain-containing protein has protein sequence MSQKPGQRYAAASAATAPAAAGPGQARVAEHTVTSDGCEILVRVCYPPGYPAPGIDSAALLPWLVYLHAGGFVDGGLEHACHLVQDLATTVPAVVVTPAYSLAPDHPFPAAPEDAHSTVQWVLRNARRLKVDKTRFALVGEEAGGNLAIALAQMLRDRGTAQPRGQWLIRPVTDPCLQHASCAGFDGGTVPMETLRRLADNYRDYLPTPADTVHPYAAPALASRLAGLPPTLVQVAEHDALRAEGEAFAGRLGKAGVPAQAMIMPGACGDGVEEAHDSCQAWVDEGARFLRRCLAAADATSSLTERHAGDNASGPGAKPAG, from the coding sequence ATGTCACAGAAGCCAGGCCAACGCTACGCAGCCGCCAGCGCCGCCACTGCCCCCGCGGCAGCCGGGCCGGGACAGGCGCGCGTGGCCGAGCACACGGTGACCAGCGACGGCTGCGAGATCCTGGTGCGGGTGTGCTATCCGCCGGGCTACCCGGCGCCGGGCATCGACAGCGCTGCGCTGCTGCCGTGGCTGGTGTACCTGCATGCCGGCGGCTTTGTCGATGGCGGCCTGGAGCATGCCTGCCACCTGGTGCAGGACCTGGCCACGACGGTGCCCGCGGTGGTGGTCACGCCGGCGTATTCGCTGGCGCCCGACCACCCGTTCCCGGCGGCGCCCGAGGACGCGCACAGCACGGTGCAATGGGTGTTGCGCAATGCCCGGCGCCTGAAGGTGGACAAGACCCGCTTCGCGCTGGTGGGCGAGGAAGCCGGCGGCAACCTGGCGATCGCGCTGGCGCAGATGCTGCGCGACCGCGGCACCGCGCAGCCGCGCGGGCAGTGGCTGATCCGCCCGGTGACCGACCCGTGCCTGCAGCATGCCTCGTGCGCGGGTTTTGACGGCGGCACGGTGCCGATGGAAACCCTGCGCCGGCTGGCCGACAACTATCGCGACTACCTGCCGACGCCGGCCGATACGGTGCACCCGTATGCCGCCCCGGCGCTGGCCTCGCGCCTGGCCGGGCTGCCGCCCACGCTGGTGCAGGTGGCCGAACACGACGCGCTGCGTGCCGAAGGCGAAGCCTTCGCCGGGCGCCTGGGCAAGGCCGGTGTGCCGGCCCAAGCCATGATCATGCCCGGCGCCTGCGGCGACGGCGTGGAAGAGGCCCATGACAGCTGTCAGGCATGGGTCGACGAAGGTGCGCGGTTCCTGCGGCGATGTCTGGCCGCGGCCGACGCCACCTCATCCCTGACTGAACGCCACGCTGGCGACAACGCCAGCGGGCCTGGAGCCAAGCCCGCCGGCTGA
- a CDS encoding efflux transporter outer membrane subunit: MIAQMTRQFPRIATLAAALILAGCSLAPTYKVPETATVPAFKEAEAARAEGAQWKTATPAEGQHRGEWWKIFGDAELDRLIAAAGESNQDLAIAAARLKQARAFTGATEADLYPQLSVGLDPTRSQPSAASQGLPDGTRVPPQTVLKARAFASYELDLFGRVASSVNAARAEGEAAEDLYRSVQLALQADVAQAYFALRTLDSERDLLNATIKLREDALSLLKKRYDAGETTDLDPARAEAELGTARADLAGIERRRANQEHALAVLTGVPPAAFSLPARPFDAAPIAVPAGLPSELLERRPDIAAAERQMAAANARIGVAKAAFFPRITLTGLFGFESAELSNLFKWSSRTWMLGPLIGSSIAQTVFDGGRNSANLAGARAAHEETVASYRQTVLVAFREVEDSLADVRWLSQQAGALDSALGGARRAARISRSRYDAGAVDYLTVIDADRTVLQSQREANQVAGLRAAATVSLVRRLGGGWGPLPATVATGPAPAADGAAAPVAR, encoded by the coding sequence ATGATTGCCCAGATGACAAGGCAGTTTCCACGAATCGCCACGCTTGCCGCTGCACTGATCCTCGCCGGCTGCTCGCTCGCGCCGACCTACAAGGTGCCCGAGACCGCCACCGTGCCGGCCTTCAAGGAAGCCGAGGCCGCCCGGGCCGAAGGCGCGCAATGGAAGACCGCGACGCCGGCCGAGGGCCAGCATCGCGGCGAGTGGTGGAAGATCTTCGGCGACGCCGAGCTGGACCGCCTGATCGCGGCGGCCGGGGAATCCAACCAGGATCTCGCCATCGCCGCGGCTCGGCTGAAGCAGGCGCGCGCCTTCACCGGCGCAACCGAGGCGGATCTCTACCCGCAACTGAGCGTGGGGCTGGACCCGACCCGCTCGCAGCCGTCGGCGGCCTCGCAGGGCCTGCCTGACGGCACCCGCGTGCCGCCGCAGACGGTGCTGAAGGCGCGCGCCTTCGCCAGCTATGAGCTGGACCTGTTCGGCCGCGTCGCGTCCAGCGTCAACGCCGCCCGCGCCGAAGGCGAGGCCGCGGAAGACCTGTACCGCTCGGTGCAACTGGCGCTGCAGGCCGACGTGGCGCAGGCGTATTTCGCGCTGCGCACGCTCGACAGCGAGCGCGACCTGCTCAACGCCACCATCAAGCTGCGCGAGGACGCGCTGTCGCTGCTGAAGAAGCGCTATGACGCCGGCGAGACCACCGACCTCGATCCCGCCCGCGCCGAGGCCGAACTCGGCACCGCGCGCGCGGACCTGGCCGGCATCGAGCGCCGGCGCGCCAACCAGGAGCATGCGCTGGCGGTGCTGACCGGCGTGCCGCCGGCGGCGTTCTCGCTGCCGGCGCGGCCGTTCGATGCCGCGCCGATCGCCGTGCCCGCGGGGCTGCCGTCCGAACTGCTGGAGCGGCGCCCTGACATCGCCGCGGCGGAGCGCCAGATGGCGGCGGCCAACGCGCGCATCGGCGTGGCCAAGGCGGCGTTCTTCCCGCGCATCACGCTGACCGGGTTGTTCGGCTTTGAATCGGCGGAGCTGTCGAACCTGTTCAAGTGGTCCTCGCGCACCTGGATGCTGGGGCCGCTGATCGGGTCCAGCATCGCGCAGACCGTGTTCGACGGCGGCCGCAACAGCGCCAACCTGGCCGGCGCGCGCGCCGCGCACGAGGAAACCGTGGCGAGCTACCGGCAGACCGTGCTGGTGGCCTTCCGCGAGGTGGAAGACAGCCTGGCGGATGTGCGCTGGCTCAGCCAGCAGGCCGGCGCGCTGGACAGCGCACTCGGCGGCGCCAGGCGTGCGGCGCGCATCTCGCGCAGCCGCTACGACGCGGGCGCGGTCGACTACCTGACGGTGATCGACGCCGACCGCACCGTGCTGCAGTCGCAGCGCGAGGCCAACCAGGTGGCCGGCCTGCGCGCGGCCGCAACGGTATCGCTGGTGCGCCGGCTGGGCGGGGGCTGGGGCCCGCTGCCGGCCACCGTGGCCACGGGGCCGGCGCCAGCGGCCGATGGCGCCGCCGCGCCGGTGGCGCGCTAA
- a CDS encoding efflux RND transporter periplasmic adaptor subunit, whose amino-acid sequence MQQQKRRTLIALAIVVVLGAGVAGSILRPWHSGEAHANTPPPAPAIEVAAVVGQTITEWDEFSGRLEAVDRVEIRPRVGGTIDAVHFREGALVKKGDPLFTIDPRPYAAEVARAEAALAAAQVRAAHAKSEGERAQRLLDDNAISRREFDERIHAARETSANVRAAQAQLETARLNLAYTRITAPVSGRVSRAEITVGNLVAPGAATPPLTTVVSVSPIYASFEIDEQSYLRYTAPGAGGGQADLPVYLGLANEDGHPHQGKIQSVDNRLDTRSGTIRVRAVFGNDDGRLLPGLYAKVKMGGGAPHAAVLVNDRAVGTDQGKKFVLVVDKANKLVYREVELGPNHDGLRVIRKGLKPGENIVVNGLQRVRPGDTVQPKTVAMAYRSELEPRGNAPDRKQAATEKGEAEVKPVS is encoded by the coding sequence ATGCAGCAGCAGAAGCGACGTACCCTGATAGCCCTCGCCATCGTCGTGGTGCTCGGTGCCGGCGTGGCCGGTTCGATCCTGCGCCCTTGGCACAGCGGCGAAGCCCACGCCAACACGCCGCCGCCGGCGCCGGCCATCGAGGTGGCCGCGGTGGTGGGGCAGACCATCACCGAGTGGGATGAGTTCTCCGGCCGCCTGGAAGCGGTGGACCGGGTGGAAATCCGCCCGCGCGTCGGCGGCACCATCGACGCGGTGCACTTCCGCGAAGGCGCGCTGGTGAAGAAGGGCGATCCGCTCTTCACCATCGACCCGCGGCCGTATGCCGCGGAGGTGGCCCGCGCCGAAGCCGCGCTGGCCGCCGCGCAGGTGCGCGCGGCCCACGCCAAGAGCGAGGGCGAACGCGCCCAGCGGCTGCTGGACGACAACGCGATCTCGCGGCGCGAGTTCGACGAGCGCATCCATGCCGCGCGCGAAACCAGTGCCAACGTGCGTGCCGCCCAGGCGCAGCTGGAAACCGCCCGCCTGAACCTGGCCTACACCCGCATTACCGCGCCGGTGTCTGGCCGCGTATCGCGCGCCGAGATCACGGTCGGCAACCTGGTGGCGCCGGGCGCGGCGACGCCGCCGCTGACTACGGTGGTGTCGGTGTCGCCGATCTACGCGAGCTTCGAGATCGACGAGCAGAGCTACCTGCGCTACACCGCTCCGGGCGCCGGCGGCGGGCAGGCCGACCTGCCGGTCTACCTTGGCCTGGCCAACGAAGACGGCCATCCGCACCAGGGCAAGATCCAGTCGGTCGACAACCGGCTCGATACGCGCAGCGGCACCATCCGCGTGCGCGCGGTGTTCGGCAACGATGATGGCCGCCTGCTGCCGGGCCTGTACGCCAAGGTCAAGATGGGCGGCGGCGCGCCGCATGCGGCGGTGCTGGTCAACGACCGTGCGGTCGGCACCGACCAGGGCAAGAAGTTCGTGCTGGTGGTCGACAAAGCCAACAAGCTGGTCTACCGCGAAGTCGAGCTGGGGCCCAACCACGACGGCCTGCGCGTGATCCGCAAGGGCCTGAAGCCGGGCGAGAACATCGTCGTCAACGGCCTGCAGCGCGTGCGGCCGGGCGACACGGTGCAGCCGAAGACCGTGGCGATGGCTTACCGCAGCGAACTGGAGCCGCGCGGCAATGCACCGGACCGGAAGCAGGCGGCGACCGAGAAGGGCGAGGCCGAGGTCAAGCCCGTGAGCTGA
- a CDS encoding efflux RND transporter permease subunit, translated as MNLSKFFIDRPIFAGVLSVLIFLIGAISMFKLPISEYPEVVPPSVVVRAQYPGANPKVIAETVASPLEEQINGVEDMLYMSSQSNSDGLLTLTVTFKLGTDPDKAQQLVQNRVSQAEPRLPEDVRRLGITTVKSSPDLTMVVHLVSPNDRYDMTYLRNYAVINVKDRLARLQGVGQVQLFGSGDYAMRVWLNPEKMAERQLATGDVIKAIREQNVQVAAGVIGQSPSLPGADLQLSVNAQGRLSTVEEFGDIVVRTSADGAVTYLKDVARIELGASEYALRSLLDNKPAVAIPIFQAPGSNAIQISDDVRKTMEELKENFPDGIDYSIVYDPTQFVRHSIEAVTHTLFEAIALVVLVVILFLQTWRASIIPLLAVPVSIVGTFGLMHLFGFSINALSLFGLVLAIGIVVDDAIVVVENVERNIEEGLTPKEATYKAMREVSGPIIAIALTLIAVFVPLAFMTGLTGQFYKQFALTISISTIISAFNSLTLSPALSALLLKSHDAPKDWLSRWMDRVFGGFFKRFNKFFGRSAESYGRGVKGVIRRKGSVFGVYAVMLVLTWGVFQLVPKGFVPAQDKQYLVGFAKLPDGATLDRTEDVIRKMSDIALKHPGVESAVAFPGLSINGFTNSPSAGIVFATLKPFEERKSAELGGAAIAAELNQKYAAIQDAFIAVFPPPPVQGLGTIGGFKLMIEDRAALGYDALFEATNAFANKARATPELTGIFSNYQVNVPQLDVKLDRVKAKQLGVPVTDVFDTLQTYLGSAYVNDFNKFGRTYQVKVQADAPFRAHAEDILQLKTRNAAGDMVPLSSLVQVKQGFGPDSVVRYNGFTAADMNGGPAPGFSSGQAQAAAERIAAETLPKGIKFEWTELTYQDILAGNAGIWIFPLCVLLVFLVLAAQYESLTLPLAVILIVPMSLLAAMTGVWLTQGDNNIFTQIGFIVLVGLSAKNAILIVEFARELEHHGRTVVQAAIEASRLRLRPILMTSFAFIMGVVPLVISTGAGAEMRHAMGVAVFAGMLGVTFFGLFLTPVFYVALRLLATRGQRRAQPAQVEHQAVASAE; from the coding sequence ATGAATCTCTCAAAATTCTTTATCGACCGCCCCATCTTCGCCGGGGTGCTGTCGGTGCTGATCTTCCTGATCGGCGCCATCTCGATGTTCAAGCTGCCGATCTCGGAGTATCCGGAAGTGGTGCCGCCGTCGGTGGTGGTGCGCGCGCAGTATCCGGGCGCCAACCCCAAGGTGATCGCCGAAACCGTGGCCTCGCCGCTGGAAGAGCAGATCAACGGCGTCGAAGACATGCTGTACATGTCGTCGCAGTCCAACAGCGACGGCCTGCTCACGCTGACCGTGACCTTCAAGCTGGGCACCGACCCCGACAAGGCGCAGCAGCTGGTGCAGAACCGCGTCTCGCAGGCCGAGCCGCGGCTGCCGGAAGACGTGCGCCGGCTTGGCATCACCACGGTCAAGAGCTCGCCGGACCTGACCATGGTGGTCCACCTGGTCTCGCCCAACGACCGCTATGACATGACCTACCTGCGCAACTACGCGGTGATCAACGTCAAGGACCGGCTGGCGCGCCTGCAGGGCGTGGGCCAGGTGCAGCTGTTCGGCTCGGGCGACTACGCCATGCGCGTGTGGCTCAACCCGGAAAAGATGGCAGAGCGCCAGCTGGCCACCGGCGACGTGATCAAGGCCATCCGCGAGCAGAACGTGCAGGTGGCGGCCGGCGTGATCGGCCAGTCGCCGTCGCTGCCGGGGGCGGACCTGCAGTTGTCGGTCAATGCGCAGGGCCGCCTGAGCACGGTGGAAGAGTTCGGCGATATCGTCGTGCGCACTTCCGCCGACGGCGCCGTGACCTACCTGAAGGACGTCGCCCGCATCGAGCTGGGCGCGTCGGAATACGCGCTGCGCTCGCTGCTGGACAACAAGCCCGCGGTGGCCATCCCCATCTTCCAGGCGCCGGGCTCGAACGCCATCCAGATCTCGGATGACGTGCGCAAGACCATGGAAGAGCTGAAGGAGAACTTCCCCGACGGCATCGACTACAGCATCGTCTATGACCCCACGCAGTTCGTGCGCCACTCGATCGAGGCGGTGACGCACACGCTGTTCGAGGCGATTGCGCTGGTGGTGCTGGTGGTGATCCTGTTCCTGCAGACCTGGCGCGCGTCGATCATCCCGCTGCTGGCGGTGCCGGTGTCGATCGTCGGGACTTTCGGGCTGATGCACCTGTTCGGCTTCTCGATCAATGCGCTGTCGCTGTTCGGGCTGGTGCTGGCGATCGGCATCGTGGTCGATGATGCGATCGTGGTGGTGGAGAACGTCGAGCGCAATATCGAAGAGGGGCTGACGCCGAAGGAGGCCACCTACAAGGCCATGCGCGAGGTCAGCGGCCCCATCATCGCCATCGCGCTGACGCTGATCGCCGTGTTCGTGCCGCTGGCCTTCATGACCGGCCTGACCGGGCAGTTCTACAAGCAGTTCGCGCTGACCATTTCTATCTCGACCATCATCTCGGCGTTCAACTCGCTGACGTTGTCGCCGGCGCTGTCGGCGCTGCTGCTCAAGAGCCACGACGCGCCCAAGGACTGGCTGTCGCGCTGGATGGACCGCGTCTTCGGCGGCTTCTTCAAGCGCTTCAACAAGTTCTTCGGCCGCAGCGCCGAGAGCTATGGCCGCGGCGTGAAGGGTGTGATCCGCCGCAAGGGCTCGGTGTTCGGCGTCTACGCGGTGATGCTGGTGCTGACCTGGGGCGTGTTCCAGCTGGTGCCCAAGGGCTTCGTGCCGGCGCAGGACAAGCAGTACCTGGTGGGCTTTGCCAAGCTGCCCGACGGCGCCACGCTGGACCGCACCGAGGACGTGATCCGCAAGATGAGCGACATCGCGCTCAAGCATCCGGGCGTGGAGTCGGCGGTGGCCTTCCCGGGCCTGTCGATCAACGGCTTCACCAACAGCCCGAGCGCCGGCATCGTGTTCGCCACGCTCAAGCCGTTCGAGGAGCGCAAGAGCGCCGAGCTGGGCGGCGCGGCGATCGCGGCCGAGCTGAACCAGAAGTACGCGGCGATCCAGGATGCCTTCATCGCGGTGTTCCCGCCGCCGCCCGTGCAGGGCCTGGGCACCATCGGCGGCTTCAAGCTGATGATCGAGGACCGTGCCGCGCTGGGCTATGACGCGCTGTTCGAGGCCACCAACGCGTTCGCCAACAAGGCGCGCGCCACGCCCGAGCTGACCGGCATCTTCAGCAACTACCAGGTCAACGTGCCGCAGCTCGACGTCAAGCTGGACCGCGTCAAGGCCAAGCAGCTGGGCGTGCCGGTGACGGACGTGTTCGACACGCTGCAGACCTACCTGGGCTCGGCCTATGTCAACGACTTCAACAAGTTCGGCCGGACCTACCAGGTCAAGGTGCAGGCAGACGCGCCGTTCCGCGCCCATGCCGAGGACATCCTGCAGCTGAAGACGCGCAACGCCGCCGGCGACATGGTGCCGTTGTCGTCGCTGGTGCAGGTCAAGCAGGGCTTTGGCCCGGACAGCGTGGTGCGCTACAACGGCTTCACCGCCGCCGACATGAACGGCGGGCCCGCGCCCGGGTTCTCGTCGGGGCAGGCGCAGGCCGCCGCCGAGCGCATCGCCGCGGAAACGCTGCCCAAGGGCATCAAGTTCGAATGGACCGAGCTGACTTACCAGGACATCCTGGCCGGCAACGCCGGGATCTGGATCTTCCCGCTGTGTGTACTGCTGGTGTTCCTGGTGCTGGCTGCCCAGTACGAAAGCCTGACGCTGCCGCTGGCGGTGATCCTGATCGTGCCGATGAGCCTGCTCGCGGCAATGACCGGGGTGTGGCTGACGCAGGGCGACAACAACATCTTCACGCAGATCGGTTTCATCGTGCTGGTGGGTTTGTCAGCGAAGAACGCGATCCTGATCGTTGAGTTCGCGCGCGAGCTGGAGCATCACGGCCGCACCGTGGTGCAGGCCGCGATCGAAGCCAGCCGGCTGCGCCTGCGCCCGATCCTGATGACGTCGTTCGCGTTCATCATGGGCGTGGTGCCGCTGGTGATTTCCACCGGCGCCGGCGCCGAGATGCGCCATGCGATGGGCGTGGCGGTGTTCGCGGGCATGCTTGGCGTGACCTTCTTCGGGCTGTTCCTGACGCCGGTGTTTTATGTAGCGCTGCGGCTGCTGGCGACGCGCGGGCAGCGCCGGGCGCAGCCGGCGCAGGTTGAGCACCAGGCCGTGGCATCGGCCGAGTAA
- a CDS encoding LysR family transcriptional regulator produces the protein MDRLVSMQAFTRVVDVGSFARAAESMDLPKATLTRLIQNLETHLGVKLLHRTTRRISVTNDGAAYYERCVRILADVEEAEQSLTRQNNSPRGTLSVDTTAGLAQLVLVPHLHEFFQAYPDLKLELTINGKPIDLLQEGVDVVLRVGVPLDEAMVARRIGHVQLAFYASPIYLNRSGTPRDLAELAQHKAVNFLSNRTGREMPWPLARGMERSEVLLPSAISTNDADVYLGCALEGHGIARISRAMAEPYVASGRLVEILTDWQTDELPISAMYPQNRHLSAKVRVFVNWAAELFSRHPHFGAARQPLAVAA, from the coding sequence ATGGACCGTCTCGTATCAATGCAGGCATTCACCCGGGTCGTCGATGTCGGCAGCTTTGCGCGTGCCGCCGAGTCGATGGACCTGCCCAAGGCCACGCTGACCCGCCTGATCCAGAACCTGGAAACCCACCTCGGCGTCAAGCTGCTGCACCGGACCACGCGCCGCATCAGCGTGACCAACGACGGCGCCGCGTACTACGAGCGTTGCGTGCGCATCCTGGCCGATGTCGAGGAGGCCGAGCAATCGCTGACGCGGCAGAACAATTCGCCGCGCGGCACGCTGTCGGTCGACACCACCGCCGGGCTGGCGCAACTGGTGCTGGTGCCGCACCTGCACGAGTTCTTCCAGGCGTATCCGGACCTGAAGCTGGAACTGACCATCAACGGCAAGCCGATCGACCTGCTGCAGGAAGGCGTCGACGTGGTGCTGCGCGTGGGCGTACCGCTGGACGAAGCCATGGTGGCCCGCCGCATCGGCCACGTGCAGCTGGCGTTCTACGCCTCGCCGATCTACCTGAACCGCAGCGGCACCCCGCGCGACCTGGCCGAGCTGGCGCAGCACAAGGCGGTCAATTTCCTGTCCAACCGCACCGGCCGTGAAATGCCCTGGCCGCTGGCGCGCGGCATGGAGCGCAGCGAGGTGCTGCTGCCTTCCGCCATTTCCACCAACGATGCCGATGTCTACCTTGGCTGCGCGCTGGAGGGCCACGGCATCGCCCGCATCTCGCGCGCCATGGCCGAGCCCTATGTGGCCAGCGGCAGGCTGGTGGAAATCCTGACCGACTGGCAGACCGACGAGCTGCCGATCTCGGCGATGTATCCGCAGAACCGGCACCTGTCGGCCAAGGTGCGGGTGTTCGTGAACTGGGCCGCGGAGCTGTTCTCGCGCCATCCGCACTTTGGTGCGGCACGGCAGCCGCTGGCCGTGGCCGCCTGA
- a CDS encoding DUF2127 domain-containing protein, protein MAKQGALGLRGIALFEAAKGVLVIVAGLGLAALLHRDAQALAEAIIQRLHVNPASRYPTIFLSLLEHPDNARLWAIGASAAVYALMRFAEAYGLWRGLAWGNWIGVWSGGIYIPLELYEALVHPSWLHGALAAANLLVVLYLARGLLAKSTTKGS, encoded by the coding sequence ATGGCAAAGCAGGGCGCACTGGGCCTCAGGGGCATTGCGCTGTTCGAGGCCGCCAAGGGCGTGCTGGTGATCGTCGCCGGCCTCGGGCTGGCCGCACTGCTGCATCGCGATGCCCAGGCATTGGCCGAAGCCATCATCCAGCGGCTGCATGTGAATCCGGCCAGCCGCTATCCCACCATTTTCCTGTCGCTGCTCGAGCATCCCGACAATGCGCGGCTGTGGGCTATTGGCGCATCCGCCGCGGTCTATGCGCTGATGCGCTTTGCCGAGGCCTACGGGCTGTGGCGCGGGCTGGCCTGGGGCAACTGGATCGGGGTGTGGTCGGGCGGCATCTATATCCCGCTGGAACTGTACGAAGCGCTGGTCCACCCCAGCTGGCTGCATGGCGCGCTGGCCGCGGCCAACCTGCTGGTGGTGCTCTACCTGGCGCGCGGGCTGCTGGCGAAGTCGACCACCAAGGGGTCGTGA
- a CDS encoding SRPBCC family protein: MLVRYRKLLWGFLFAALTVGALLAPLPGLDRTAIHDEVVIARPPAQVFDFVATPRHWPAWHPASLAVAGATDHPLERGERVAETFMLARRGGVVVWTVIESQPPRTWSIEGVAAGHRVGTITYRLTPAMSPSLTPSAERTRFEREFRYRSPTLLFALINWLTLRDQLQTESTEAVRRLKSLLEAQPAP, from the coding sequence ATGCTTGTCCGATACAGGAAACTGCTCTGGGGATTCCTCTTCGCCGCGCTCACCGTGGGCGCGCTGCTGGCGCCGCTGCCGGGGCTGGACCGCACCGCCATCCATGACGAGGTGGTGATCGCGCGCCCGCCGGCACAGGTGTTCGACTTCGTGGCCACGCCGCGCCACTGGCCCGCGTGGCATCCGGCGTCGCTCGCGGTGGCGGGCGCGACCGACCATCCGCTGGAGCGCGGCGAGCGCGTTGCCGAAACCTTCATGCTGGCCCGGCGCGGCGGCGTGGTGGTCTGGACCGTGATCGAAAGCCAGCCGCCGCGCACGTGGTCGATCGAGGGCGTGGCCGCGGGCCACCGCGTCGGCACCATCACCTACCGGCTGACGCCCGCGATGTCGCCGTCGCTGACGCCGTCGGCCGAACGCACGCGCTTCGAGCGGGAGTTCCGCTACCGCTCGCCGACGCTGCTGTTCGCGCTGATCAACTGGCTGACGCTGCGCGACCAGCTGCAGACCGAGTCCACCGAAGCCGTGCGCCGGCTCAAGTCGCTGCTGGAGGCGCAGCCTGCGCCATAG
- a CDS encoding ExeM/NucH family extracellular endonuclease, with protein sequence MRLTLPDRSHVLNALLVLPLALPLACLLALARGAHAATQPCGSPATALADVRAPGQASPLAGRMVEVQAIVTADFGGDGGLRGFFLQTADAQRVHRPGLSEGLFVYAPRARARAGDMVRVSGKIEEKFGQTQLVLSGAPVVCAQGQSVTPQALTLPLASEADLAAIEGMLVRLPQTLTVTDTHELGRYGTVVLSHGRPIAPTQQALPGPAARQAAAANARNRLLLDDGSTRQFPAMVPYPPPRLSADHPLRAGDTVTGLQGVLEQRHGQWRLQPVRDAGEPVYQHANPRPAAPPRHPDTALRVAAFNLQNYFNGDGQGGGLDVPGNRGAQDAAALARQQAKLIAALRGLDADVIGVMEVQNNGYGPTGAIRQLATALGRDWRVADPGTPALGADAIAVGLLYNARTALPVGRVATTWLGERSRQPLAATFRATAGGAPVTVVVNHFKSKNCVEAAGAQADQRDGQGCWNTARVQAADTLARWLGTAPTGVADAGVLVTGDLNSYAMEDPIRLLARRGYADQVARFAGPHAYSYVYAAQAGYLDHVLADATAAAHVVAVHAWHINADEPAAFAYAPAPGSGAAPAFHAPGPYRSSDHDPLVVDFASSPRAR encoded by the coding sequence ATGCGCCTGACCCTGCCTGATCGCAGCCATGTCCTGAATGCGCTGCTGGTCCTGCCTCTAGCCTTGCCCCTGGCCTGCCTGCTGGCCCTGGCGCGCGGCGCGCATGCTGCGACGCAGCCATGCGGCAGCCCGGCGACCGCGCTTGCCGATGTCCGCGCCCCCGGCCAGGCCTCGCCGCTGGCGGGGCGCATGGTTGAAGTGCAGGCCATCGTCACGGCGGATTTCGGCGGTGACGGCGGCCTGCGCGGGTTCTTCCTGCAAACCGCGGACGCGCAGCGCGTGCATCGGCCGGGTCTGTCGGAAGGACTCTTTGTCTATGCGCCGCGCGCCCGCGCCAGGGCCGGCGACATGGTGCGCGTGTCCGGAAAGATCGAGGAAAAATTCGGACAAACGCAGCTGGTGCTGTCCGGCGCGCCGGTCGTCTGTGCGCAGGGGCAGTCCGTCACGCCGCAGGCGCTGACGCTGCCGCTTGCCAGCGAGGCGGACCTGGCAGCGATCGAAGGCATGCTGGTGCGCCTGCCGCAAACGCTGACCGTCACCGATACGCATGAGCTTGGCCGCTATGGCACGGTGGTGTTGAGCCACGGGCGCCCCATCGCGCCCACGCAGCAGGCCCTGCCCGGGCCGGCCGCGCGGCAAGCCGCTGCGGCCAATGCCCGCAACCGCTTGCTGCTCGACGATGGCTCGACGCGCCAGTTTCCCGCCATGGTGCCCTACCCGCCCCCGCGCCTGTCAGCGGACCATCCGCTGCGCGCCGGCGATACCGTCACCGGCCTGCAGGGCGTGCTGGAGCAACGCCACGGACAGTGGCGGCTGCAGCCGGTGCGCGATGCGGGCGAACCGGTCTATCAGCACGCCAACCCGCGTCCCGCGGCGCCGCCGCGGCATCCCGACACCGCGCTGCGGGTCGCGGCCTTCAACCTGCAGAACTATTTCAACGGCGACGGCCAGGGCGGCGGCCTCGATGTGCCCGGCAACCGCGGCGCGCAGGACGCGGCGGCGCTGGCACGGCAGCAGGCCAAGCTGATCGCCGCGCTGCGCGGCCTGGACGCCGACGTGATCGGTGTGATGGAGGTCCAGAACAACGGCTACGGCCCCACCGGCGCGATCCGCCAACTGGCCACGGCACTGGGGCGGGACTGGCGCGTGGCCGATCCCGGCACGCCCGCGCTCGGCGCCGATGCCATCGCGGTCGGGCTGCTGTACAACGCGCGCACCGCGCTGCCGGTTGGGCGGGTGGCCACCACCTGGCTGGGCGAGCGCAGCCGCCAGCCGCTCGCCGCCACCTTCCGTGCCACGGCTGGCGGCGCGCCGGTGACGGTGGTGGTCAACCATTTCAAGTCGAAGAACTGCGTCGAGGCCGCCGGCGCGCAGGCCGACCAGCGCGACGGCCAGGGCTGCTGGAATACCGCGCGCGTGCAGGCCGCCGACACCCTCGCCCGCTGGCTCGGCACCGCGCCCACCGGCGTCGCCGACGCGGGCGTGCTGGTGACCGGCGACCTGAACAGCTACGCGATGGAGGACCCGATACGCCTGCTGGCGCGGCGCGGCTACGCCGACCAGGTCGCGCGTTTTGCCGGCCCGCACGCCTACAGCTACGTCTATGCGGCACAGGCGGGTTATCTGGACCACGTGCTGGCCGACGCCACCGCCGCGGCCCACGTGGTTGCGGTGCATGCCTGGCATATCAACGCCGACGAGCCCGCGGCCTTCGCCTATGCCCCGGCTCCAGGGTCCGGCGCGGCGCCGGCGTTCCATGCGCCCGGCCCCTACCGCTCCTCCGATCACGACCCCTTGGTGGTCGACTTCGCCAGCAGCCCGCGCGCCAGGTAG